One stretch of Kluyveromyces marxianus DMKU3-1042 DNA, complete genome, chromosome 8 DNA includes these proteins:
- the OPY2 gene encoding Opy2p (overproduction-induced pheromone-resistant protein 2), translating into MSENSSSSSSSSTSTSSSSAANSSDASKSPDSSSSSSLQNGCVSCDNNVSCPKCADDEYCVTTSLTCTQCPRTYCEKKASSSSGGGSSPASSSLIASPSSSSSSSSNKVGPIVGGVVGGVAGVLIIAVLAFMYYRYYKRKRSALPPDSEYMEKDMHPVVSGGGSPLHPGMLRSGSTNSAHVRARNKRNRSSAATIQTSTASNIIPVAYIPGVTTNLTKKNLRKGPGRGGRKFYQDSDRKSHITLGSSILGDDDDDDDDVDNVDSVRAAATGDKGRDSPGSDGPNLTTAIRARPKLVQIDELAEEEGEEHEQEQGQNQGQEQRQGQRQGQSQGRSQEQRQQEYRQDAAGGSAGGSAGQLSNIQDTSLIGTAGHSNSVLDIEQRQSYAQSHADAENRDIRRDSYNTMGSYAISESRDPFHSRLSVSSDSNSEGSFILDVEIASNHNHGHS; encoded by the coding sequence ATGTCAGAAAATTCGTCGtctagtagtagtagtagtacgTCTACTAGCTCCAGTTCGGCGGCCAATTCTTCGGATGCGTCAAAGTCGCCAGattcctcatcatcatcgtcgcTGCAGAATGGCTGTGTATCGTGCGACAACAACGTTTCCTGTCCCAAGTGTGCAGATGACGAGTATTGTGTGACTACATCGTTGACGTGTACGCAATGTCCAAGGACGTATTGCGAGAAAAAAGCATCTAGCAGCAGCGGCGGCGGGTCGTCGCCGGCCTCGTCGTCTCTGATCGCCAGTccctcttcttcgtcatcatccTCTTCCAATAAGGTCGGACCTATTGTTGGCGGTGTGGTTGGCGGTGTGGCGGGGGTTTTGATCATTGCTGTGCTGGCGTTCATGTACTATAGATACTACAAGCGCAAGAGATCTGCGCTGCCACCAGATTCAGAGTACATGGAGAAAGACATGCATCCTGTTGTGTCGGGAGGCGGGTCTCCACTCCATCCGGGCATGCTGCGCTCGGGATCTACCAATTCGGCTCACGTCAGAGCAAGAAACAAGCGGAACAGAAGCAGTGCTGCGACGATCCAGACGAGTACTGCCTCGAATATTATTCCCGTGGCGTATATCCCTGGTGTCACCACGAATCTCACCAAGAAAAATCTGCGCAAGGGTCCTGGAAGAGGCGGAAGAAAGTTTTACCAGGATTCGGACCGCAAGTCGCACATCACGTTGGGATCCAGTATTCTTGgcgatgacgacgacgatgacgacgacgtGGACAATGTCGACAGCGTCcgtgctgctgctactggCGACAAGGGCAGAGATTCTCCGGGGTCCGATGGTCCAAATCTGACAACGGCTATACGTGCTAGACCGAAATTGGTGCAAATCGATGAACTTGCCGAAGAGGAGGGAGAAGAGCACGAGCAAGAGCAAGGCCAAAACCAAGGCcaagaacaaagacaaGGCCAAAGACAAGGCCAAAGCCAAGGCCGCAGCCAAGAGCAAAGGCAACAGGAATACCGCCAAGATGCAGCCGGTGGCTCAGCCGGTGGCTCAGCCGGACAGCTCTCGAACATCCAGGATACCTCTCTAATTGGAACTGCTGGTCACTCCAATTCGGTCCTGGATATCGAGCAGCGCCAGAGCTACGCTCAATCCCATGCCGACGCCGAAAACCGCGACATACGACGCGATAGCTACAACACCATGGGCTCGTACGCAATTTCcgagtcacgtgacccaTTCCACTCAAGATTGAGCGTTTCCTCGGACTCCAACAGCGAGGGCTCGTTCATCCTGGACGTAGAAATCGCCAGCAACCACAACCACGGCCATAGCTAG
- the ADH3 gene encoding zinc-dependent alcohol dehydrogenase has protein sequence MASVAIPEKQKGVIFYENGGKLEYKDIPVPKPKPNEILINVKYSGVCHTDLHAWKGDWPLATKLPLVGGHEGAGVVVAMGENVKGWEIGDYAGIKWLNGSCMSCEFCELSNESNCPDADLSGYTHDGSFQQYATADAVQAARIPKGTDLAEIAPILCAGVTVYKALKTAGLKAGDWVAISGAAGGLGSLAVQYAKAMGYRVVGIDGGEEKGKLAKQLGAEAFVDFTKTKDMIGEIQEITNGGPHGVINVSVSEAAMNASTQYVRPTGTVVLVGLPAGAVIKSEVFSHVVKSIAIKGSYVGNRADTREAIEFFAAGKVKSPIKVVGLSELPKVYELMEQGKILGRYVVDTEK, from the coding sequence ATGGCCTCTGTTGCTATTCCAGAAAAGCAAAAGGGTGTTATTTTCTACGAAAATGGTGGTAAACTAGAATACAAGGACATTCCAGttccaaagccaaagccaaacgAAATCTTGATCAACGTCAAGTACTCTGGTGTGTGTCACACAGATTTGCACGCCTGGAAGGGTGACTGGCCATTGGCCACCAAGTTGCCTTTGGTCGGTGGTCACGAAGGTGCCGGTGTCGTTGTCGCCATGGGTGAAAACGTTAAGGGCTGGGAAATCGGTGACTATGCCGGTATCAAGTGGTTGAACGGTTCTTGTATGTCCTGTGAATTCTGTGAATTGTCCAACGAATCTAACTGTCCAGACGCCGACTTGTCCGGTTACACCCACGACGGTTCCTTCCAACAATACGCTACTGCAGATGCTGTGCAAGCTGCAAGAATTCCAAAGGGTACCGATTTGGCTGAAATCGCCCCAATCTTGTGTGCTGGTGTTACCGTCTACAAGGCTTTAAAGACCGCTGGCTTGAAGGCTGGTGACTGGGTCGCCATCTCTGGTGCCGCTGGTGGTCTAGGTTCCTTGGCTGTCCAATACGCCAAGGCAATGGGTTACAGAGTTGTCGGTATTGATGgtggtgaagaaaagggtAAGTTGGCCAAGCAATTGGGTGCCGAAGCCTTCGTTGACTTCACCAAGACCAAGGACATGATTGGTgaaatccaagaaatcaCCAACGGTGGTCCACACGGTGTCATCAACGTCTCCGTCTCCGAAGCCGCCATGAACGCTTCCACCCAATACGTCAGACCAACTGGTACTGTCGTGTTGGTTGGTTTGCCAGCCGGTGCAGTCATCAAGTCTGAGGTCTTCTCCCACGTCGTTAAGTCCATTGCCATCAAGGGTTCTTACGTCGGTAACAGAGCTGACACCAGAGAAGCCATTGAGTTCTTCGCTGCTGGTAAGGTTAAGTCTCCAATTAAGGTTGTTGGCTTGTCTGAATTGCCAAAGGTTTACGAACTAATGGAACAAGGTAAGATCTTGGGTAGATACGTCGTCGACACTGAAAAATAA
- the MRL1 gene encoding Mrl1p, which translates to MSIALRSYKLVIGLIVLLGLTGIIEVFLNSSLNTLNDGNSKLDPKPITSPGHDGDNGRGDNGGDDDESLPFCSVVNPITGSFIDLSWLSSNPNESPNGGDRNRQDQSKTRWLVKGWEYNTNFTLGICSSSVGKELEDKLSDTTGAYYVDHNKPDHFISIGEYSSKPRFTGKKLTLTYENGDTCPNGVDKKSTLINFICDKEVPTKAQVSFVGQLHNCSYFFEVRSVHACPISNVGNDINAVGIFASIVIVFLLIEIMRRVVYELLVVERRRHIDMDNMDEVVRWANAEQEPLWKRVLKGIPLFSEKRNSRQAVRLRTRENTALSIDMEQQNELLDSLDVDADADADSTD; encoded by the coding sequence ATGAGCATTGCTCTTCGTTCATACAAGCTAGTAATAGGGCTTATAGTGCTTCTGGGGTTAACAGGTATAATAGAGGTCTTTTTGAATTCGTCTCTCAATACCTTAAACGATGGAAACTCTAAACTAGATCCAAAACCAATAACATCACCGGGGCACGACGGAGACAACGGTAGGGGCGATAACGGTGGGGACGACGATGAGAGTTTACCATTCTGTTCCGTGGTGAATCCGATCACGGGTAGTTTCATAGATTTATCATGGCTCTCGAGCAATCCAAATGAAAGTCCGAACGGAGGTGACAGAAATAGACAAGATCAGTCGAAAACAAGATGGCTAGTGAAGGGTTGGGAATACAATACAAACTTTACGTTAGGAATTTGCTCATCATCGGTTGGAAAGGAGTTGGAAGATAAACTTAGCGATACCACTGGTGCATATTACGTGGATCACAACAAGCCAGACcatttcatttccattGGGGAGTATAGCAGCAAGCCGCGTTTTACCGGCAAGAAGCTTACATTGACGTATGAAAATGGGGATACTTGTCCGAATGGAGTTGACAAGAAGAGCACATTAATCAACTTTATATGTGACAAGGAGGTTCCTACGAAGGCTCAAGTAAGTTTTGTCGGGCAGCTACACAATTGTTCATACTTTTTCGAGGTCCGTAGCGTTCATGCTTGTCCGATATCCAATGTTGGTAACGACATCAATGCTGTGGGTATATTCGCCAGCATAGTGATCGTTTTTCTGTTGATAGAGATTATGAGACGTGTTGTATATGAATTACTTGTAGTCGAGAGAAGGCGACACATTGACATGGACAATATGGATGAGGTGGTCAGATGGGCGAATGCTGAGCAGGAACCATTGTGGAAGAGAGTTCTCAAGGGGATACCATTATTTTCAGAGAAAAGGAACAGCAGACAAGCTGTGCGGTTAAGAACGAGAGAAAACACTGCGCTAAGTATCGATATGGAGCAGCAGAACGAATTACTAGACAGTTTAGACGTAGACGCGGACGCGGACGCAGATAGCACGGACTGA
- the TEF2 gene encoding translation elongation factor EF-1 alpha: MGKEKSHVNVVVIGHVDSGKSTTTGHLIYKCGGIDKRTIEKFEKEAAELGKGSFKYAWVLDKLKAERERGITIDIALWKFETPKYQVTVIDAPGHRDFIKNMITGTSQADCAILIIAGGVGEFEAGISKDGQTREHALLAYTLGVRQLIVAINKMDSVKWDESRYQEIVKETSNFIKKVGYNPKNVPFVPISGWNGDNMIEATTNAPWYKGWEKETKAGTVKGKTLLEAIDAIEPPTRPTDKPLRLPLQDVYKIGGIGTVPVGRVETGVIKPGMVVTFAPAGVTTEVKSVEMHHEQLEEGLPGDNVGFNVKNVSVKEIRRGNVCGDSKNDPPKAAASFNATVIVLNHPGQISAGYSPVLDCHTAHIACKFDELLEKNDRRSGKKLEDSPKFLKSGDAALVKFVPSKPMCVEAFSDYPPLGRFAVRDMRQTVAVGVIKSVEKTDKAGKVTKAAVKAGKK, from the coding sequence ATGGGTAAGGAAAAGTCTCACGTTAACGTTGTCGTTATTGGTCACGTCGATTCTGGTAAGTCTACCACCACTGGTCACTTGATTTACAAGTGTGGTGGTATCGACAAGAGAACTATCGAAAAGTTCGAAAAGGAAGCCGCTGAATTGGGTAAGGGTTCTTTCAAGTACGCTTGGGTTTTGGACAAGTTAAAGgctgaaagagaaagaggtATCACCATCGATATCGCTTTGTGGAAGTTCGAAACTCCAAAGTACCAAGTTACCGTTATCGATGCTCCAGGTCACAGAGATTTCATCAAGAACATGATTACTGGTACTTCTCAAGCTGACTGTGCTATCTTGATTATTGCTGGTGGTGTCGGTGAATTCGAAGCCGGTATCTCCAAGGATGGTCAAACCAGAGAACACGCTTTGTTGGCTTACACCTTGGGTGTTAGACAATTGATTGTTGCTATCAACAAGATGGACTCTGTTAAGTGGGATGAATCTCGTTACCAAGAAATTGTTAAGGAAACCTCcaacttcatcaagaaggtCGGTTACAACCCAAAGAATGTTCCATTCGTCCCAATCTCTGGTTGGAACGGTGACAACATGATTGAAGCCACCACCAACGCTCCATGGTACAAGGGTTGggaaaaggaaaccaaGGCTGGTACCGTCAAGGGTAAGACCTTGTTGGAAGCTATTGACGCTATCGAACCACCAACCAGACCAACTGACAAGCCATTGAGATTGCCATTGCAAGATGTCTACAAGATCGGTGGTATTGGTACTGTGCCAGTCGGTAGAGTCGAAACCGGTGTCATCAAGCCAGGTATGGTTGTTACCTTCGCCCCAGCCGGTGTCACTACCGAAGTTAAGTCCGTCGAAATGCACCACgaacaattggaagaaggtCTACCAGGTGACAACGTCGGTTTCAACGTCAAGAACGTTTCCGTTAAGGAAATCAGAAGAGGTAACGTCTGTGGTGACTCCAAGAACGATCCACCAAaggctgctgcttctttcaACGCCACTGTTATCGTCTTGAACCACCCAGGTCAAATCTCTGCTGGTTACTCTCCAGTTTTGGATTGTCACACTGCTCACATTGCTTGTAAGTTCGAcgaattgttggaaaagaaCGACAGAAGATCCGGTAAGAAGTTGGAAGACTCTCcaaagttcttgaagtCTGGTGACGCTGCTTTGGTTAAGTTCGTTCCATCTAAGCCAATGTGTGTTGAAGCATTCTCTGACTACCCACCATTGGGTAGATTCGCTGTCAGAGACATGAGACAAACTGTCGCTGTCGGTGTTATCAAGTCCGTTGAAAAGACTGACAAGGCCGGTAAGGTCACCAAGGCCGCTGTCAAGGCTGGTAAGAAATAA
- the MUD1 gene encoding Mud1p, whose product MVNTLYLSNLPPRPDSFNKFKDILLSTINPSYRAGDSDSRFSLKDAPNKDRVPCIDDSYQIVEISRYRSRKLKRSCFITFKDTENRDRFIKDFKDKLKVRGRKVQIEVAKHESYAELYFNGELEQLKREVQAKKVNKEVSKGNAIVPATKLNRRLRRARSKLRKKNLDEETIRRLLDGQKRPGQAKSSGNTAEGKGKTNDVKKASAKKVVEIISNPPHNILLVQNLPKDITQGELEELFQSSGFKEVRLVGVRNLCFVEYNSSENATNVINRLGHEYSLKDSIIKIGYAKK is encoded by the coding sequence ATGGTCAATACGCTATACTTGTCTAACCTTCCGCCTAGACCCGATTCTTTTAACAAATTTAAGGATATACTTTTATCCACTATTAATCCTTCTTATCGTGCAGGAGATTCAGATTCCAGGTTCAGTTTAAAGGACGCACCGAATAAAGATAGAGTACCATGCATTGATGATAGTTATCAGATTGTGGAAATCTCAAGGTACCGCTCAAGGAAATTGAAGCGATCATGTTTTATTACATTTAAAGATACGGAAAACCGTGATAGATTCATAAAAGATTTTAAAGACAAGCTGAAAGTTCGTGGCAGAAAGGTGCAAATAGAGGTTGCAAAACACGAATCATATGCCGAGTTATACTTCAATGGAGAACTTGAACAGCTAAAACGTGAGGTTCAAGCTAAAAAAGTTAACAAAGAGGTAAGTAAAGGCAATGCGATCGTCCCAGCTACTAAGCTGAATAGACGACTCAGAAGAGCTAGAAGTAAActaaggaagaaaaacttGGACGAGGAGACTATAAGACGTTTGCTTGACGGCCAAAAGCGTCCTGGACAGGCTAAATCATCCGGAAATACTGCTGAAGGAAAGGGTAAAACGAACGATGTTAAGAAAGCGTCTGCTAAGAAAGTGGTCGAAATTATCAGTAATCCACCTCACAATATCCTATTAGTACAGAATTTACCAAAGGATATTACTCAAGGTGAACTAGAGGAACTTTTCCAATCGTCTGGATTCAAAGAAGTACGCTTGGTTGGCGTTAGAAACCTATGTTTTGTCGAATACAATTCTAGTGAAAATGCCACTAATGTAATAAACCGTCTGGGACACGAGTACTCCCTGAAGGACTCCATTATTAAGATTGGATATGCCAAGAAATAG
- the CBP6 gene encoding Cbp6p, whose amino-acid sequence MSQASKESAKNLVRLLEKFPKERVKHLISFRETQLDRFKPLAGIETAKSSEQTKPSLSEIKDIINRTSGPLGLKKDLLKKVQEALPEEHFNEVEIQEQINSLNAIMSNKYKTYYAVGDKLYKPAGNPNYYQRLDDEIAGKNKETLFTAMRTVVFGK is encoded by the coding sequence ATGTCACAAGCTAGTAAGGAAAGTGCCAAGAATCTAGTGAGATTGCTAGAAAAGTTTCCAAAGGAAAGAGTGAAAcatttaatttcatttaGAGAAACACAACTTGATAGATTCAAGCCTCTTGCTGGTATTGAGACGGCTAAATCTTCTGAACAAACAAAGCCATCACTTTCGGAGATCAAGGATATTATCAACAGAACATCAGGACCATTGGGTTTGAAAAAAGATTTATTAAAGAAGGTTCAAGAAGCTTTACCAGAAGAGCACTTCAATGAGGTTGAAATTCAGGAACAAATCAACTCACTAAACGCTATAATGAGCAACAAATATAAAACTTACTATGCCGTAGGAGACAAATTATACAAGCCAGCCGGAAATCCAAATTACTACCAAAGattagatgatgaaattgcaggtaaaaacaaagaaactctATTCACTGCAATGAGAACTGTCGTGTTTGGTAAATAG
- the GRS1 gene encoding glycine--tRNA ligase — protein MSVEEINAARKAVEFSRESLESVLKRRFFYAPAFELYGGVSGLYDYGPPGCAFQANIVDVWRKHFVLEEDMLEVDTTMLTPYEVLKTSGHVDKFSDWMCKDPKTGEIFRADHLVEEVLEARLKGDKEARGLASDANAEAQADADKKKRKKKVKEIKAVKLDDAVVKEYEEILAKIDGYSGAELGELMVKYDIGNPVTGDKLEPPRAFNLMFETAIGPSGQYKGYLRPETAQGQFLNFNKLLEFNNGKTPFASASIGKSFRNEISPRSGLLRVREFLMAEIEHFVDPEDKSHKRFHEIKDIKLKFLPREVQQSGSTVPVETTIGEAVASKMIDNETLGYFIARIYLFLMKIGVNPDRLRFRQHMANEMAHYAADCWDAELHTSYGWIECVGCADRSAYDLTVHANKTKEKLVVREALEKPIQVTKWEATLVKKLFGPKFRKDAPKVEARLLALSQEELESYSAELKKNGKITLKVEGMDADAEVDDKMISIEKVTNTEHIREYVPNVIEPSFGIGRIIYAVFEHSFWSRPEDTARAVLSFPPLVAPTKVLLVPLMNNPELSKITAEVSKTLRKEQIPFKVDESGVSIGKRYARNDELGTPFGVTIDFDSVTDGSITLRERDSTKQVRGSVADVIKAIRDITYQGVSWEEGTKNLKPFNSQAEAETEA, from the coding sequence ATGAGTGTTGAAGAGATCAATGCTGCCAGAAAGGCGGTTGAATTCAGCAGAGAAAGTCTTGAATCcgttttgaaaagaagattcttCTATGCTCCAGCGTTCGAACTATACGGTGGTGTTTCTGGTCTATACGACTATGGTCCACCAGGATGTGCTTTCCAAGCTAACATTGTTGATGTTTGGAGGAAGCACTTTGTgttagaagaagacatGTTGGAAGTTGACACCACTATGTTGACTCCATACGAAGTCTTGAAGACATCTGGTCATGTTGATAAGTTCAGTGACTGGATGTGTAAGGACCCAAAGACTGGTGAAATTTTCAGAGCTGACCATttggttgaagaagttttggaagCCAGATTAAAGGGTGATAAAGAGGCCAGAGGTTTGGCTTCTGATGCTAACGCAGAAGCTCAAGCTGACGctgacaagaagaagagaaagaagaaggtcaAGGAAATCAAGGCTGTCAAGTTGGACGACGCAGTTGTGAAGGAATACGAGGAAATCTTGGCCAAGATTGACGGTTATTCCGGTGCTGAATTGGGTGAGCTAATGGTTAAGTATGACATTGGTAACCCAGTTACTGGTGACAAATTGGAACCACCAAGAGCTTTCAACTTAATGTTTGAAACCGCAATCGGTCCTTCCGGTCAATATAAGGGTTACTTGAGACCAGAAACTGCTCAAGGTCAATTCTTGAACTTCAACAAGCTTTTGGAATTCAACAACGGTAAGACTCCATTTGCTTCCGCCTCTATTGGTAAGTCATTCAGAAACGAAATTTCTCCAAGATCCGGTCTTTTGAGAGTTCGTGAGTTCTTGATGGCTGAAATCGAACACTTTGTTGACCCAGAAGACAAGTCTCACAAGCGTTTCCACGAAATCAAGGACATCAAGTTGAAGTTCTTGCCTCGTGAAGTGCAACAATCTGGTTCTACTGTCCCAGTTGAAACCACAATTGGTGAAGCTGTCGCCAGCAAAATGATTGACAACGAAACTTTGGGTTACTTCATTGCCAGAATCTATCTatttttgatgaaaattGGTGTTAACCCTGATAGACTGAGATTCAGACAACATATGGCTAACGAAATGGCACATTACGCTGCTGACTGTTGGGATGCTGAACTACACACATCTTACGGTTGGATTGAGTGTGTTGGTTGTGCTGATAGATCTGCATACGATTTGACCGTTCACGCTAACAAGACAAAGGAAAAGTTGGTTGTGAGAGAAGCTTTGGAAAAGCCAATCCAAGTCACCAAGTGGGAAGCCACTTTGGTAAAGAAATTGTTTGGTCCTAAATTCAGAAAGGATGCACCAAAGGTTGAAGCTAGATTGCTAGCGCTATCCCAAGAAGAGCTAGAGTCCTACTCTGctgagttgaagaagaatggtAAGATCACATTGAAGGTTGAAGGTATGGATGCCGACGCCGAAGTTGACGATAAGATGATCTCTATTGAAAAGGTTACCAACACCGAACATATCAGAGAATACGTTCCAAATGTTATTGAACCATCTTTCGGTATTGGTCGTATCATCTACGCCGTGTTTGAACACTCTTTCTGGAGCAGACCAGAAGACACTGCTAGAGCTGTTTTGTCATTCCCACCTCTAGTTGCCCCAACTAAGGTGCTACTTGTTCCATTGATGAACAACCCAGAATTGTCTAAGATCACAGCTGAAGTGTCTAAAACCCTAAGAAAGGAGCAAATTCCATTCAAGGTTGACGAATCAGGTGTCTCTATCGGTAAGAGATACGCTCGTAACGACGAATTGGGTACTCCATTCGGTGTTACTATTGACTTTGACTCTGTCACTGATGGTTCCATCACTCTAAGAGAAAGAGACTCTACCAAACAAGTCAGAGGTTCTGTCGCTGATGTCATTAAGGCTATTCGTGATATCACTTACCAAGGCGTCTCTTGGGAAGAGGGTACTAAGAATTTGAAGCCATTCAACTCCCaagctgaagctgaaaCTGAAGCTTAA
- the DIB1 gene encoding U4/U6-U5 snRNP complex subunit DIB1, whose protein sequence is MGSVFLPHLHTGWHVDQAIVTEKERLVVIRFGTDSNKECMIMDEILYSIAEKVKNFAAIYLCDIQEVPDFNEMYELYDPMTVMFFYQNKHMMCDFGTGNNNKMNFLVDDKQEMIDILETIFRGARKNKGLVVSPYDYSHKRVD, encoded by the coding sequence ATGGGTAgtgtttttcttccacATTTACACACAGGATGGCATGTTGACCAAGCCATTGTAaccgaaaaggaaagattAGTGGTGATTCGGTTTGGAACGGACAGTAATAAAGAATGCATGATAATGGATGAAATCCTATATTCCATCGCAGAAAAAGTGAAGAACTTTGCGGCTATATATCTATGTGACATCCAGGAAGTGCCTGATTTCAACGAAATGTACGAACTCTATGACCCGATGACAGTGATGTTCTTTTATCAGAATAAACATATGATGTGCGATTTTGGTACTggtaacaacaacaaaatgaaCTTTCTAGTAGACGACAAACAAGAGATGATTGACATTCTTGAAACCATATTCCGTGGAGCTCGAAAGAACAAAGGTCTTGTAGTTTCGCCTTATGATTATTCCCATAAAAGGGTAGATTGA
- the MRPL36 gene encoding mitochondrial 54S ribosomal protein bL31m: MLRTLITKRFASTGAYHGVNQVSLPKRPLRKIRLGKARPAIYYKFDVQVELSDGSVITRRSQFPKNEIRLIQDQRNSPLWNQSRDGMVMMDANSSGRVDKFKQKYGSVYSMEEPAPQTNSKSAKKTEKTPESNTEDDFCMDDYLSLLNSNATQVQKGGKMATKKRDKK; this comes from the coding sequence ATGCTCAGAACTTTAATCACTAAAAGATTTGCGAGTACGGGAGCCTACCATGGTGTTAATCAAGTTTCTCTTCCCAAGAGGCCATTGAGAAAGATCCGTTTAGGTAAGGCCAGGCCTGCAATTTACTACAAATTTGACGTACAAGTAGAGCTCAGTGATGGTAGTGTGATCACACGCCGTTCTCAATTCCCAAAGAATGAAATCAGGCTAATCCAGGACCAGAGAAACTCTCCACTATGGAATCAATCGAGAGATGGTATGGTAATGATGGATGCAAACTCCAGTGGTAGAGTCGATAAGTTTAAGCAGAAGTACGGATCTGTATATAGTATGGAGGAGCCTGCCCCTCAAACAAACTCCAAATCTGCAAAGAAGACCGAAAAGACACCAGAAAGCAACACAGAAGATGACTTCTGTATGGATGATTACTTGTCTCTACTAAATTCCAACGCTACACAGGTGCAAAAGGGTGGTAAGATGGCTACTAAGAAAAGGGATAAGAAATAG